In one window of Posidoniimonas corsicana DNA:
- the lpxD gene encoding UDP-3-O-(3-hydroxymyristoyl)glucosamine N-acyltransferase, with translation MTRPSAATLGQLAELVSGRLVGDPQTPIHSAHPLDDAVEGCLTLADNDLRVGSLPGSPAAAAVAPTGSDLAGMPGILVDDVHQAFAAVVGYFRPARATKRVALHPTAVVAESARIDATAQVLAGVVIGEDSVIGPGVVIYPNTVVGAGCRIGAETQLFANVTLYDDVTVGERCLIHSGAVLGAYGFGYSQQEGRHVLSAQLGSVEIGDDVDVGAGATIDRGVYGPTRVGPGTKIDNLVQIAHNCQIGRYNLICSQVGIAGSTSTGDYVVMGGQVGVRDHVTIGDGAVLGAMAGVSNHVAAGAKMLGAPAVPERVQKLQFAAIAKLPAMRKEFKKLRQLVAELEDAVNGPQPRTASESAASDRAA, from the coding sequence ATGACTCGTCCGTCCGCCGCCACGCTTGGCCAGTTGGCCGAGCTCGTCAGCGGCCGCCTGGTAGGCGACCCACAAACACCCATCCACTCCGCCCACCCCCTGGACGACGCCGTCGAGGGGTGCCTGACGCTAGCGGACAACGACCTCCGGGTCGGCAGCCTGCCCGGCTCGCCCGCTGCCGCCGCCGTGGCCCCGACCGGGAGCGACCTGGCCGGCATGCCCGGCATCCTGGTCGACGACGTCCACCAGGCGTTCGCGGCCGTCGTCGGCTACTTCCGCCCCGCTAGGGCGACCAAGCGTGTCGCCCTGCACCCGACGGCGGTCGTCGCAGAATCCGCCCGCATCGACGCCACCGCGCAGGTGCTAGCAGGGGTGGTGATCGGCGAGGACTCGGTGATTGGCCCCGGGGTGGTAATTTACCCCAACACAGTCGTCGGCGCGGGCTGCCGGATCGGCGCCGAGACTCAGCTCTTCGCCAACGTGACGCTCTACGACGATGTCACCGTGGGCGAGCGGTGCCTGATCCACTCCGGCGCCGTGCTGGGCGCCTACGGGTTCGGCTACTCGCAGCAGGAAGGCCGACACGTGCTGTCGGCCCAGCTCGGCTCGGTCGAGATCGGCGACGACGTGGATGTTGGCGCCGGCGCCACCATCGACCGTGGGGTGTACGGCCCCACACGGGTCGGCCCCGGCACGAAGATCGACAACCTTGTGCAGATCGCCCACAACTGCCAGATCGGCCGCTACAACCTGATCTGTTCACAGGTCGGGATCGCCGGCAGCACCTCCACAGGCGACTACGTCGTGATGGGAGGCCAGGTCGGCGTGCGGGACCATGTCACCATCGGCGACGGGGCTGTGCTGGGAGCGATGGCCGGTGTGAGCAACCACGTGGCCGCCGGCGCGAAGATGCTGGGAGCGCCAGCGGTGCCCGAACGGGTGCAGAAGCTGCAGTTCGCGGCGATCGCCAAGCTCCCGGCGATGCGCAAGGAGTTCAAGAAGCTGAGGCAGCTGGTTGCCGAACTGGAAGACGCGGTCAACGGGCCCCAGCCCCGGACCGCCAGCGAATCCGCCGCGTCCGACCGCGCCGCCTAG
- a CDS encoding FHA domain-containing protein: MYGELIPLGGGDPVPLLKEKLLVGRRESCDIVLRFANVSAHHCELYFDSGYLFVRDLQSRNGVKVNNAKVQDKRVDPGDTLAISKHKYRVEYSPAELGAVGPPPSDNQSKEILGESLLKRAGLEHTPRGGSSSKRYDPNNNAAGQVKLPGQAL; encoded by the coding sequence ATGTACGGCGAACTCATTCCTCTCGGCGGCGGCGACCCGGTCCCGCTGCTCAAAGAAAAGCTGCTTGTTGGGCGCCGTGAGAGCTGCGACATCGTGCTGCGGTTCGCCAACGTGTCGGCCCACCACTGCGAGCTCTACTTCGACAGCGGGTACCTGTTTGTCCGCGACCTGCAGAGCCGCAACGGCGTGAAGGTCAACAACGCTAAGGTGCAAGACAAGCGGGTCGACCCGGGCGACACCCTGGCCATCAGCAAGCACAAGTACCGCGTCGAGTACTCGCCGGCCGAGCTCGGCGCCGTCGGCCCGCCGCCGTCGGACAATCAGTCGAAAGAAATTCTGGGCGAGTCGCTCCTTAAGCGGGCCGGCCTGGAGCACACCCCCCGCGGCGGTTCGTCCTCCAAGCGGTACGATCCCAACAACAACGCGGCCGGCCAGGTCAAGCTTCCAGGCCAGGCCCTGTGA
- the lepB gene encoding signal peptidase I — MAKKNKNKRRGPDPTTPAAAKSKKKAAKPTPTHGQATRETIESLVIAFVLAFLFRTFQAEAFVIPTGSMAPTLMGRHADLTCTECGQRFRINESELTDAEVAQVIQDQADRGRHGITPAQVMAQYRGVAGQCPDCRHSMWLGPVEGVPASRDSKPQRSYSGDRILVNKYLYSFTDPKRWDVVVFKYPGDAVQNYIKRLVGLPGEELQIEGGDLFVRTSADDEFKIVAKPPKKILAMRQLVHDTKREPGELISANYPLRWNPAGGESLWEADETIDGHQVDVSYRVDASDQTSWLRYVHVPPNAQTWVMSESERVDLAAEAEPQLVTDYNAYNTTIDMRQLQRQQGKVFMPGKDRGLHWVGDLIVDAKVDIQSDQGRLTLELVEAGCRFRCTFDVADGTAELTAVPFDGGDAVSIARCDRTGVKGDGRHTLRLANVDNRLTVWVDNSVLGFDAPTDYDANQLLATSGAILPRSSQGNPGDLSPAGVGAEGMEATVENLVLWRDIYYIAEKATFGNRSPNFTPSDFELAGDEFDIAVKTDSGNVPLPDLLRDPELWNAFRARRAQQFQLSDDQFFVMGDNSAASSDARLWANGNGNRGGVPGGPYLERKMLIGKAVCVYWPHSFDKVPGTSLPFPLFPNVGDMRLVR; from the coding sequence ATGGCCAAGAAGAACAAGAACAAACGCCGCGGCCCCGACCCCACAACGCCGGCGGCGGCCAAGTCGAAGAAGAAGGCCGCCAAGCCGACGCCCACCCATGGGCAGGCGACCCGCGAGACGATCGAGTCGCTGGTCATCGCGTTCGTGCTGGCGTTCCTGTTCCGCACCTTCCAGGCCGAGGCCTTTGTCATCCCCACCGGCTCGATGGCGCCCACCCTGATGGGCCGCCACGCCGACCTGACCTGCACCGAGTGCGGTCAGCGGTTCCGCATCAACGAGAGCGAGCTCACCGACGCCGAGGTCGCCCAGGTGATCCAGGACCAGGCGGACCGGGGGCGCCACGGCATCACCCCGGCCCAGGTGATGGCCCAGTACCGCGGCGTCGCGGGGCAGTGCCCCGACTGCCGCCACTCGATGTGGCTCGGCCCGGTCGAAGGCGTGCCCGCCAGCCGGGACAGCAAGCCCCAGCGGTCCTACAGCGGCGACCGGATCCTGGTCAACAAGTACCTCTACTCGTTCACCGACCCCAAGCGGTGGGACGTGGTGGTGTTCAAGTACCCGGGCGACGCCGTGCAGAACTACATCAAGCGGCTGGTGGGCCTGCCGGGCGAGGAGCTGCAGATCGAGGGGGGCGACCTGTTCGTCCGCACCTCGGCGGACGACGAATTCAAGATTGTCGCCAAGCCGCCCAAGAAGATCCTGGCGATGCGGCAGCTGGTGCACGACACCAAGCGTGAGCCGGGCGAGCTGATCAGCGCGAACTACCCGCTGCGCTGGAACCCCGCGGGCGGGGAGTCGCTGTGGGAAGCCGACGAGACCATCGACGGCCACCAAGTCGACGTCAGCTACCGGGTCGACGCGTCGGACCAGACGAGCTGGCTGCGCTACGTGCACGTGCCGCCCAACGCCCAGACGTGGGTGATGTCGGAGAGCGAGCGCGTCGACCTCGCCGCCGAGGCCGAGCCGCAGCTGGTGACAGACTACAACGCGTACAACACCACCATCGACATGCGTCAGCTCCAGCGTCAGCAGGGCAAGGTGTTCATGCCGGGCAAGGACCGGGGCCTGCACTGGGTGGGCGACCTGATCGTCGACGCGAAGGTCGACATCCAATCCGACCAGGGCCGCCTGACGCTCGAGCTGGTTGAGGCCGGCTGCCGCTTCCGCTGCACCTTCGACGTGGCGGACGGCACGGCCGAGCTCACCGCCGTGCCGTTCGACGGCGGCGATGCGGTCTCGATCGCCCGCTGCGACCGCACCGGTGTGAAGGGCGACGGCCGCCACACGTTGCGGCTGGCCAACGTCGACAACCGGCTGACCGTGTGGGTCGACAATTCGGTGCTCGGCTTCGACGCCCCCACCGACTACGACGCCAACCAGCTGCTCGCGACCAGCGGCGCCATCCTTCCCCGCAGCAGCCAGGGGAACCCGGGCGACCTTTCCCCCGCCGGCGTTGGCGCCGAGGGCATGGAGGCCACCGTCGAGAACCTCGTGCTGTGGCGCGACATCTACTACATCGCCGAGAAGGCGACCTTCGGCAACCGCTCGCCTAACTTCACGCCGAGCGATTTTGAGCTGGCCGGCGACGAGTTCGACATCGCCGTCAAGACCGACAGCGGCAACGTCCCGCTGCCAGACCTGCTCCGGGACCCGGAACTGTGGAACGCGTTCCGCGCACGGCGGGCGCAGCAGTTCCAGCTGTCAGACGACCAGTTCTTCGTCATGGGCGACAACAGCGCCGCCAGCTCCGACGCCCGGCTGTGGGCCAACGGCAACGGCAACCGCGGCGGCGTGCCGGGCGGGCCGTACCTGGAACGCAAGATGCTCATCGGCAAGGCGGTCTGCGTGTACTGGCCGCACTCGTTCGACAAAGTGCCCGGCACCTCGCTCCCCTTCCCGCTGTTCCCCAACGTGGGCGACATGCGGCTGGTGCGGTGA
- the lepB gene encoding signal peptidase I, giving the protein MLNRVPIIIRRGLFVVVGFVALLLSAQTLVVLGLANPVVVQGSSMAPTLEGRRWVLDCPRCGRTATIGIDQRLAAPPPECLICSHPLADDAVRLVGADRLWIDRAPGRLRRWDLVVFRCPYDAQTYCIKRVVGLPGETVSLDAGDVLINGGRATKPLATQLRVRRLEHTPSETLPGWAATSGNWRLQQNAWRGIAEDGRIAELRYLAPVHDDLPGNVGVSRRFNPLSDLMVEADVEQAANARWQIQLPGGHATLDAGRGTLSLSNGAREELVDLPAPLRRVLFSNFDRTLLAAVNGEAVLRLPVVDARMNPRPVVRVLEASVELGGLSLYKDLFYEGTPLAFGAAGDQPWRIGPGEYFVLGDNQAVSVDSRRWDSGPGLPRRLIVGRPHRWRQQ; this is encoded by the coding sequence ATGCTGAACCGCGTACCGATCATCATCCGCCGCGGACTGTTTGTCGTGGTCGGGTTCGTTGCGCTGCTGCTGTCCGCGCAGACGCTCGTGGTGCTGGGGCTCGCCAACCCGGTGGTGGTGCAGGGGAGCTCGATGGCGCCCACGCTCGAGGGCCGGCGGTGGGTGCTCGACTGCCCGCGCTGCGGCCGCACGGCGACCATCGGCATCGATCAACGCCTGGCGGCGCCGCCGCCCGAGTGCCTCATCTGCTCGCACCCGCTGGCGGACGACGCGGTCCGACTCGTCGGCGCCGACCGGCTGTGGATCGACCGCGCGCCGGGCAGGCTCCGGCGGTGGGACCTGGTGGTTTTCCGCTGCCCCTACGACGCGCAGACCTACTGCATCAAGCGGGTCGTTGGCCTGCCGGGCGAGACGGTGTCGCTCGACGCGGGCGACGTGCTCATCAACGGCGGGCGGGCGACCAAGCCGCTCGCCACGCAGCTCCGGGTCCGCCGACTCGAACACACCCCGAGCGAAACCCTGCCCGGCTGGGCGGCGACCAGCGGAAACTGGCGGCTGCAGCAGAACGCGTGGCGGGGGATTGCCGAGGACGGCCGCATCGCTGAACTGCGGTACCTGGCGCCGGTCCACGACGACCTGCCGGGCAACGTCGGCGTCAGCCGGCGGTTCAACCCGCTCTCGGACCTAATGGTCGAGGCCGACGTCGAGCAGGCGGCAAACGCCCGCTGGCAGATCCAGCTCCCCGGCGGCCACGCCACGCTGGACGCCGGGCGGGGGACGCTGTCGCTCAGCAACGGCGCCCGCGAGGAGCTGGTCGACCTGCCGGCGCCCCTCCGACGGGTGCTCTTCTCCAACTTCGACCGCACGCTGCTGGCGGCCGTCAACGGCGAGGCGGTGCTGCGGCTGCCTGTTGTCGACGCAAGAATGAACCCCCGACCGGTGGTGCGCGTACTAGAAGCTAGCGTCGAGCTCGGTGGGCTTTCCCTCTACAAGGACCTCTTTTACGAGGGGACGCCGCTGGCGTTCGGCGCCGCCGGCGACCAGCCCTGGCGGATCGGCCCGGGAGAGTACTTCGTGCTGGGCGACAATCAGGCGGTTTCGGTGGATAGCCGGCGCTGGGATTCCGGCCCAGGGCTGCCCCGGCGGCTGATCGTCGGCCGGCCGCACCGCTGGCGCCAGCAGTAG
- a CDS encoding DUF1572 family protein — protein MAPPYGKEFAAAFAYNKRLAEQAAAQLNDEQLHAALDGQSNSVAVIMKHVAGNLRSRWTDFLSSDGEKPWRDRDAEFVDSFADRQELMDCWEAGWSAVFASLDSLKNSDFDKQITIRGEKLSVPLAIGRSLSHTGYHVGQIVMISRTLAGDAWQTLTIARGQSQQHNTRSWGEQQYRGEQR, from the coding sequence ATGGCGCCACCCTACGGCAAAGAGTTCGCGGCCGCGTTCGCGTACAACAAGCGGCTCGCCGAGCAGGCCGCCGCCCAGCTGAACGACGAGCAACTGCACGCCGCACTGGACGGGCAGAGCAACAGCGTCGCGGTGATCATGAAGCACGTCGCCGGCAACCTGCGGTCGCGCTGGACCGACTTCCTCTCCAGCGATGGCGAGAAGCCGTGGCGCGACCGCGACGCGGAGTTCGTTGACAGCTTCGCCGACCGTCAGGAGCTTATGGACTGCTGGGAGGCGGGCTGGTCTGCGGTGTTCGCGTCGCTCGACTCGCTTAAGAACAGCGACTTCGACAAGCAGATCACGATCCGTGGAGAGAAACTCTCGGTGCCCCTCGCGATCGGACGGTCGCTCTCGCACACGGGCTACCACGTGGGACAGATCGTGATGATCAGCCGCACGCTCGCCGGCGACGCCTGGCAGACACTCACCATCGCCCGCGGGCAGTCGCAGCAGCACAACACCCGTAGCTGGGGCGAGCAGCAGTACCGCGGCGAACAGCGGTAG
- the lptB gene encoding LPS export ABC transporter ATP-binding protein, whose amino-acid sequence MPLLEARGLVKSYGRRRVVDGVEFEVEPGEIVGLLGPNGAGKTTSFRMTCGMVEPDAGRVMLCGKEVTSWPMFRRAKEGGMGYLAQESSVFRKLSVQNNLLGVMEMLGVNRRERRRRTEELMEQFGITKLRRSRAMSLSGGERRRLEIARCLVSDPKIILLDEPFTGIDPVTIDNIQGIVRDLRGRGISILITDHQVRETLEITDRSYVVRAGKILCHGPPQEVLNNPDAKRYYFGEGIELGAA is encoded by the coding sequence ATGCCACTCTTGGAAGCCCGCGGGCTTGTAAAGTCGTACGGCCGCCGCCGCGTGGTCGACGGCGTGGAGTTTGAGGTGGAGCCGGGCGAGATCGTGGGGCTGCTGGGCCCCAACGGCGCCGGCAAGACGACCTCGTTCCGGATGACCTGCGGCATGGTCGAGCCGGACGCCGGCCGCGTGATGCTGTGCGGCAAGGAGGTCACGAGCTGGCCAATGTTCCGCCGCGCGAAGGAGGGCGGCATGGGCTACCTGGCGCAGGAGTCCAGCGTGTTCCGCAAGCTGTCGGTGCAGAACAACCTGCTGGGCGTTATGGAGATGCTCGGCGTGAACCGCCGCGAGCGTCGCCGGCGCACCGAGGAGCTGATGGAGCAGTTCGGCATCACCAAGCTGCGCCGCAGCCGGGCGATGTCGCTGTCGGGCGGCGAACGCCGCCGGCTGGAGATTGCCCGCTGCCTGGTGTCCGATCCCAAGATCATCCTGCTGGACGAGCCGTTCACCGGCATCGACCCGGTCACGATCGACAACATCCAGGGCATCGTGCGGGACCTGCGCGGCCGCGGGATCTCGATCCTGATCACCGACCACCAGGTGCGCGAGACGCTCGAGATCACCGACCGGAGCTACGTGGTCCGGGCCGGCAAGATCCTGTGCCACGGCCCTCCCCAGGAGGTGCTCAACAACCCGGACGCCAAGCGATACTACTTCGGCGAGGGGATCGAGCTGGGCGCGGCGTAG
- a CDS encoding NIPSNAP family protein → MLRLLLATTVACSVLCTSGRAANPDKHVLELRTYTLTDAEAEKTLDAYLEGALIPALKRQGLGPIGAFAQAEPDPTAPPQVLLLIAGDSADAVVAAELELASDEAYQSAAKQYLTTPADKPVISRISSELLLSFDVWPKATASKQKQEGRDRLFELRTYESPTERLGHLKVEMFNSGEVPIFLDSGITPVFMGQALVGDKLPNLTYMTVYDDVDSRGKAWKTFVEHADWQVLKEVKKYAGTVSKIHKSDWRPKSYSDL, encoded by the coding sequence ATGCTCCGCCTGCTGCTCGCAACTACCGTGGCCTGCTCCGTCCTGTGCACATCCGGCCGTGCCGCCAACCCCGACAAGCACGTCCTCGAGCTGCGGACCTACACGCTGACGGACGCCGAGGCGGAGAAGACGCTCGACGCGTACCTGGAGGGCGCCCTGATACCCGCCCTCAAGCGGCAGGGGCTGGGCCCGATCGGCGCCTTCGCTCAGGCCGAGCCAGATCCGACGGCGCCGCCGCAGGTGCTGTTGCTGATCGCGGGCGACTCGGCCGACGCGGTTGTCGCCGCAGAGCTGGAGCTCGCCTCGGACGAGGCCTACCAGTCCGCGGCCAAGCAGTACCTGACCACGCCGGCCGACAAGCCGGTGATCAGCCGGATCTCGAGCGAGCTGCTGCTCTCGTTCGACGTCTGGCCGAAGGCGACAGCCTCGAAGCAGAAGCAGGAGGGCCGCGACCGGCTATTCGAGCTGCGGACCTACGAGAGCCCCACCGAGCGGCTTGGCCACCTGAAGGTCGAGATGTTCAACTCAGGGGAAGTGCCGATCTTCCTCGACTCGGGCATCACGCCGGTGTTTATGGGTCAGGCGCTGGTCGGCGACAAGCTGCCGAACCTCACCTACATGACCGTCTACGACGACGTCGACTCCCGCGGCAAGGCGTGGAAGACGTTCGTCGAACACGCCGATTGGCAGGTGCTCAAGGAGGTGAAGAAGTACGCAGGCACCGTCAGCAAGATCCACAAGAGCGACTGGCGGCCCAAGAGCTACTCTGATCTGTAA
- a CDS encoding sulfotransferase family protein encodes MATDNSAAPPLFSIRWIASAGPLTKLGLWAAGVAAVAAVIQLAATLAGVEFWVLDKSAGAGVLIVVGLSLLLGMLAIESRPMAEYGLVVERDWLRHVGRGVALGLGAYAAFIFWAWLAGTAHYTAVPLTPTRIGKTLLAALSAGPIAATQQIIFAGYLVSILRERHSRAVAVVVPALLFAAVAAAGKLGTPLAAPSFVGMFLLATLLGLWRLRTGTIAFSTGVLTGCIIARKLLSKTEQLWLAPDSEHAWWFCPYRDPRLGVGMWSLLGIGIVWAAYDLARHGERRAQPDAAADAAFKRVLPFSNLLSFTPLDRWAALLWQARFRVGLKYTPRLAVTLIASALNTLISLPERLLCPLLLRRDPPDPVFIVGMPRSGTTHLHNLLALDPQFRSPRNYEVFNPHGFLTGWSTTACLAPVLSWRRPMDSMQMTVMSAQEEEFALAAMGSPSPYWGFEFPREIARHDAYWQPEGFAAAEERRWARHYKLFLRKITCFRRRTPLLKNPANTGRVAMLRRHFPRAKFIHIVRHPHDVYRSNQRLASHGLVVFQLQDPHPADNYATRCLENYRALMDSYYNATDDLPSGGAVDVRYEDVVQDPLRAIRAAYSALGMEVTPEFERRLQAYVESVSGYRKNRFANLDADERAEVDGAMAPYLQQWGYDQPRRAAA; translated from the coding sequence ATGGCGACCGACAACTCGGCGGCGCCGCCGCTGTTTTCAATCCGGTGGATCGCCTCGGCCGGGCCGCTTACCAAGCTCGGCCTGTGGGCTGCCGGTGTGGCCGCAGTCGCGGCGGTGATCCAACTAGCGGCCACCCTCGCGGGCGTTGAGTTCTGGGTTCTCGACAAGAGCGCCGGCGCCGGCGTGCTAATCGTTGTCGGGCTGTCGCTGCTGCTCGGCATGCTGGCGATCGAGAGCCGGCCGATGGCCGAATACGGCCTGGTGGTCGAACGCGACTGGCTCCGACACGTGGGCCGGGGCGTAGCGCTAGGGTTGGGGGCGTACGCCGCCTTCATCTTCTGGGCCTGGCTAGCCGGGACGGCGCACTACACCGCCGTTCCGCTCACCCCCACCCGCATCGGCAAGACGCTGCTGGCGGCTTTGTCCGCCGGCCCGATCGCCGCCACCCAACAGATCATCTTCGCCGGCTACCTGGTCAGCATCCTCCGCGAGCGCCACTCGCGGGCGGTGGCGGTCGTTGTCCCAGCGCTGCTGTTCGCGGCCGTTGCCGCGGCGGGCAAGCTCGGCACACCGCTCGCGGCGCCCTCATTCGTGGGGATGTTCCTGCTCGCCACACTGCTGGGGCTGTGGCGGCTGCGGACCGGAACCATAGCCTTCTCAACCGGCGTGCTGACGGGCTGCATCATCGCCCGCAAGCTGCTGTCGAAGACCGAGCAGCTCTGGCTGGCGCCCGACTCGGAGCACGCCTGGTGGTTCTGCCCCTACCGCGACCCGCGTTTGGGCGTTGGGATGTGGTCGCTGCTGGGGATCGGCATCGTCTGGGCCGCTTACGACCTGGCCCGCCACGGCGAACGCCGCGCGCAACCGGACGCGGCGGCCGACGCGGCGTTCAAGCGGGTGCTGCCGTTCTCGAATCTGCTGTCGTTCACCCCGCTGGACCGCTGGGCGGCGCTGCTGTGGCAGGCCCGCTTCCGCGTCGGCCTGAAGTACACGCCGCGGCTGGCGGTGACGCTGATCGCCTCGGCGCTCAACACCCTGATCTCTCTGCCCGAGCGGCTGCTCTGCCCGCTGCTCCTGCGGCGTGACCCGCCCGACCCGGTGTTCATCGTGGGGATGCCCCGCAGCGGCACCACCCACCTGCACAACCTGCTGGCGCTCGACCCCCAGTTCCGCTCGCCGCGGAACTACGAGGTGTTCAACCCCCACGGGTTCCTGACGGGCTGGAGCACCACCGCCTGCCTGGCGCCGGTGCTGTCCTGGCGGCGGCCGATGGACTCGATGCAGATGACCGTTATGTCGGCGCAGGAGGAGGAGTTTGCGCTGGCGGCGATGGGCAGCCCGTCGCCGTACTGGGGGTTCGAGTTCCCCCGCGAGATCGCCCGCCACGACGCCTACTGGCAGCCGGAGGGCTTCGCAGCCGCAGAAGAGCGTCGCTGGGCGCGGCACTACAAGCTGTTCCTGCGGAAGATCACCTGCTTCCGCCGCCGCACGCCGCTGCTCAAGAACCCCGCCAACACCGGGCGGGTGGCGATGCTCCGCAGGCACTTCCCGCGGGCCAAGTTCATCCACATCGTCCGCCACCCGCACGACGTCTACCGCTCGAACCAGCGGCTGGCGAGCCACGGCCTAGTGGTGTTCCAGTTGCAGGACCCGCACCCCGCGGACAACTACGCCACGCGCTGCCTGGAGAACTACCGCGCGCTGATGGACTCGTACTACAACGCGACCGACGACCTGCCGTCGGGCGGCGCGGTCGACGTGCGGTACGAGGACGTCGTCCAGGATCCGCTGCGGGCGATCCGCGCCGCGTACTCCGCGCTGGGCATGGAAGTGACCCCGGAGTTCGAACGCCGCCTGCAGGCCTACGTGGAGTCGGTCAGCGGCTACCGCAAGAACCGGTTCGCCAACCTCGACGCCGACGAGCGGGCCGAGGTCGATGGAGCGATGGCGCCCTATCTGCAACAATGGGGCTACGACCAGCCGCGTCGCGCCGCCGCTTAG
- a CDS encoding DinB family protein, with product MRFIRGVAAARWLIIASALIAATPAHADPGDPLAVRRWLGGAITIETHWGLNLVVDPGTESRVKPPLRTGQQQVVSTRVYDHVLERTPNSAEAEWRRAPVGADAARPNAVRVRTLQQDANGAAVLAITVDEAVVIVAPQSLQRIDLSVIAEKQPPVDLLVLGVPSNAGNELKRLVDAFKPRVVLLNPADSLTEEELEQVRKELSTKQIERRAHNTIAVSSGGPSPASTRVVLIGESPWTPPAELKELITAMQEACDESQAVFAGLTAEQLNFQPPNGTHTPRWNAEHMMGRQLQFFSQIYHALSPEIPVLDLNPRQMPTDYQPAHPDWDGQEEARQMQRVMDFTLRFAYLLDGVDLDRPAPGSRWTLRRLLKQMQRHYDEHTANTVSKFNQPGWPGGPAASR from the coding sequence TTGCGTTTCATTCGCGGTGTCGCTGCCGCCCGGTGGCTGATCATTGCGTCGGCTCTGATCGCCGCCACGCCGGCCCATGCGGACCCGGGCGACCCGCTCGCGGTGCGGCGTTGGCTGGGCGGGGCGATCACGATCGAGACCCACTGGGGCTTGAACCTGGTCGTCGACCCCGGGACCGAAAGCCGCGTGAAGCCGCCGCTTCGCACCGGCCAGCAGCAAGTTGTATCCACACGCGTCTACGACCATGTGCTCGAACGGACGCCAAATTCCGCGGAGGCCGAGTGGCGCCGTGCTCCGGTCGGCGCCGACGCCGCTCGCCCCAACGCTGTGCGGGTTCGAACATTGCAGCAAGACGCCAACGGCGCGGCCGTTCTGGCGATTACGGTCGACGAAGCGGTAGTGATCGTCGCGCCGCAGTCGCTGCAACGCATTGACCTGTCGGTGATCGCTGAGAAGCAACCGCCGGTGGACCTGCTGGTGCTCGGCGTCCCATCGAATGCCGGCAATGAGCTGAAGCGGCTCGTCGACGCCTTCAAACCGCGCGTCGTACTGTTGAATCCCGCCGACAGCCTCACCGAGGAGGAACTTGAGCAGGTCCGCAAGGAGCTCAGCACGAAGCAGATCGAGCGTCGAGCGCACAACACCATTGCAGTCTCGTCCGGCGGCCCCTCGCCCGCATCCACGCGGGTGGTTCTGATCGGGGAGTCGCCATGGACGCCGCCAGCAGAACTCAAGGAGCTGATCACCGCGATGCAGGAGGCCTGCGACGAGTCGCAGGCCGTCTTCGCGGGTCTCACTGCCGAGCAGCTCAACTTCCAGCCCCCCAATGGCACGCACACGCCGCGGTGGAACGCGGAGCACATGATGGGACGCCAGCTTCAGTTCTTCTCGCAGATCTACCACGCGCTGTCGCCGGAAATCCCGGTCCTGGACCTGAACCCGCGACAGATGCCAACGGACTACCAGCCGGCCCACCCCGACTGGGACGGCCAAGAGGAGGCCCGCCAGATGCAGCGGGTGATGGACTTCACGCTGCGTTTCGCGTACCTGCTGGACGGGGTCGACCTCGACCGGCCCGCCCCCGGCAGCCGCTGGACGCTCCGGCGGTTGCTCAAACAGATGCAGCGTCACTACGACGAACACACCGCCAACACCGTCAGCAAGTTCAACCAGCCGGGCTGGCCCGGCGGCCCGGCAGCGAGTCGATGA
- a CDS encoding J domain-containing protein, whose protein sequence is MLLADRTWPDAVDLAGLGGLGALAIALPALGYALLYLDYRAYLRSLRRALVLVRGYAVAVPEWVRRDTPPCFVALGLSRGCTTAEVLAAYRAQVKRLHPDAGGTRRAFARLQNHFEEAMRLASDAHP, encoded by the coding sequence ATGCTCCTCGCCGATCGAACGTGGCCCGACGCCGTCGACCTGGCTGGCCTCGGGGGGCTGGGTGCGTTGGCGATCGCACTCCCCGCGTTGGGTTACGCGCTGCTGTACCTCGACTACCGGGCCTACCTCCGCTCGCTACGCCGGGCCCTGGTGCTGGTCCGCGGCTACGCGGTCGCGGTCCCCGAGTGGGTCCGCCGGGACACGCCCCCCTGCTTCGTCGCGCTGGGGCTCTCGCGAGGCTGCACCACCGCGGAAGTGCTGGCCGCCTACCGGGCCCAGGTGAAGCGGCTGCACCCCGACGCCGGCGGCACCCGCAGGGCGTTCGCGCGACTGCAGAACCACTTCGAGGAAGCGATGCGGCTGGCCAGCGACGCGCACCCCTAG